In Lepus europaeus isolate LE1 chromosome 8, mLepTim1.pri, whole genome shotgun sequence, a single genomic region encodes these proteins:
- the CXCL11 gene encoding C-X-C motif chemokine 11: MSVKGVLLVLAVILCATTVQGFPMFKGGRCLCTGPGVKAVKVADVQKATIIYPSGSCDKTEVIITLKAQKGQRCLNPRSKQARLIIKQIERKTLRNQNV; the protein is encoded by the exons ATGAGTGTGAAGGGCGTGCTTTTAGTCTTGGCTGTGATACTCTGTGCTACAACTGTTCAAG GCTTCCCCATGTTCAAAGGGGGACGCTGTCTTTGCACAGGCCCTGGAGTAAAAGCAGTCAAAGTGGCAGATGTTCAGAAAGCCACCATAATTTACCCAAGCGGCAGCTGTGACAAAACAGAAGTGAT TATCACCCTGAAAGCACAAAAAGGACAACGATGCCTGAATCCCAGATCCAAGCAAGCAAGACTTATAATCAAG CAAATTGAAAGAAAGACTTTAAGAAATCAAAATGTATGA